Proteins found in one Zea mays cultivar B73 chromosome 1, Zm-B73-REFERENCE-NAM-5.0, whole genome shotgun sequence genomic segment:
- the LOC103644180 gene encoding uncharacterized protein isoform X4 yields MFHTQALLNPSEVYASGGSSWILDSGCTNHMTGEKRMFSSYEKNQDPQRAITFGDGNQGLVKCLGKIAISPDHSISNVFLVDSLDYNLLSVSQLCKMGYNCLFTDIGVTVFRRSDDSIAFKGVLEGQLYLVDFDRAELDTCLIAKTNMGWLWHRRLAHVGMKNLHKLLKGEHILGLTNVHFEKDRICSACQAGKQVGTHHPHKNIMTTDRPLELLHMDIFGPIAYISIGGSKYCLVIVDDYSRFTWVFFLQEKSQTQETLKGFLRRAQNEFGLRIKKIRSDNGTEFKNSQIESFLEEEGIKHEFSSPYTPQQNGVVERKNRTLLDMARTMLDEYKTPDRFWAEAVNTACYAINRLYLHRILKKTSYELLTGKKPNISYFRVFGSKCFILIKRGRKSKFAPKTVEGFLLGYDSNTRAYRVFNKSTGLVEVSCDVVFDETNGSQVEQVDLDEVGEEQAPCIALRNMSIGDVCPRESEEPPSTQDQPSSSMQASPPTQNEDEAQNDEEQNQEDEPPQDDSNDQGGDTNDQEKEDEEEPRPPHPRVHQAIQRDHPVDTILGDIHKGVTTRSRVAHFCEHYSFVSSIEPHRVEEALQDSDWVVAMQEELNNFTRNEVWHLVPRPNQNVVGTKWVFRNKQDEHGVVTRNKARLVAKGYSQVEGLDFGETYAPVARLESIRILLAYATYHGFKLYQMDVKSAFLNGPIKEEVYVEQPPGFEDSEYPNHVYRLSKALYGLKQAPRAWYECLRDFLIANGFKVGKADPTLFTKTLENDLFVCQIYVDDIIFGSTNESTCEEFSRIMTQKFEMSMMGELKYFLGFQVKQLQEGTFISQTKYTQDILAKFGMRDAKPIKTPMGTNGHLDLDTGGTGSLVQNKLVGAPGGGSSPHVVQNADIPVKQTTSSSSREQSDDDDMEGDAETTGNGNPVQHRLQRRKQSNRESARRSRSRKAAHLNELEAQVSQLRVENSSLLRRLADVNQKFNEAAVDNRVLKADVETLRAKVKMAEDSVKRVTGMNTLFPAVSDMSSLSMPFNGSPSDSASDAAVPIQDDLNSYFANPSEIGGSNGYMPDIASSVQEDDDFVNGAQVAGKMGSTDSLQRVASLEHLQKRMCGGPASSGSTS; encoded by the exons ATGTTCCACACGCAGGCCCTCTTAAACCCATCGGAG gtttatgcatccgggggctcaagttggatactcgacagtgggtgcacaaaccatatgaccggggagaaaagaatgttctcctcatatgagaaaaaccaagatccccaacgagctatcacattcggggatggaaatcaaggtttggtcaaatgcttgggtaaaattgctatatctcctgaccattctatttccaatgtttttctcgttgattctttagattacaatttgctttctgtatcccaattatgtaaaatgggctacaactgtctttttactgatattggtgtcactgtctttagaagaagtgatgattcaatagcatttaagggtgtgttagagggtcagctatacttagtagattttgatagagctgagctcgacacatgtttaattgctaagactaacatgggttggctctggcatcgccgactagcccatgttgggatgaagaatcttcataagcttctaaagggagagcacattttaggactaaccaatgttcattttgagaaagacaggatttgtagcgcatgccaagcagggaagcaagttggcactcatcatccacacaagaacataatgacgactgacaggccactggagctcctacacatggatatattcggcccgatcgcttacataagcatcggcgggagtaagtactgtctagttattgtggatgattattctcgcttcacttgggtattctttttacaggaaaaatctcaaacccaagagacattaaagggattcttgagacgagctcaaaatgagttcggcttaaggatcaagaaaataagaagcgacaatgggacggagttcaagaactctcaaattgaaagcttccttgaggaggagggcatcaagcatgagttctcttctccctacacgccacaacaaaacggtgtagtagagaggaagaatcgaactctattggacatggcaagaaccatgcttgatgagtacaagacaccggaccggttttgggccgaagcggtcaacaccgcctgctacgccatcaaccggttatatcttcaccgaatcctcaagaagacatcatatgaactcctaaccggtaaaaagcccaacatttcatattttagagtttttggtagcaaatgcttcattcttattaaaagaggtagaaaatctaaatttgctcctaaaactgtagaaggctttttacttggttatgactcaaacacaagggcatatagggtctttaacaagtccactggactagttgaagtctcatgtgacgttgtgtttgatgaaactaacggctctcaagtagagcaagttgatcttgatgaagtaggtgaagaacaggctccatgcatagcgcttaggaacatgtccattggggatgtgtgtcctagggaatccgaagagcctccaagtacacaagatcaaccatcctcctccatgcaagcatctccaccaactcaaaatgaggatgaggctcaaaatgatgaagagcaaaatcaagaagacgagccacctcaagatgatagcaatgatcaagggggagatacaaatgatcaagaaaaggaggatgaggaagaaccaagaccgccacacccaagagtccaccaagcaatccaacgagatcaccccgtcgacaccatcctcggcgacattcataagggggtaactactcgatctcgggttgctcatttttgtgaacattactcttttgtttcctctattgagccacacagggtagaggaagctctccaagattcggattgggtggtggcaatgcaagaggagctcaacaatttcacgaggaatgaggtatggcatttagttccacgtcctaaccaaaatgttgtaggaaccaaatgggtcttccgcaacaagcaagatgagcatggtgtggtgacaaggaacaaagctcgacttgtggccaaagggtattcacaagtcgaaggtttggattttggtgaaacctatgcacccgtagctaggcttgagtcaattcgcatattattggcctatgctacttaccatggctttaagctctatcaaatggacgtgaaaagtgccttcctcaatggaccaatcaaggaagaggtctatgttgagcaacctcccggctttgaagacagtgagtatcctaatcatgtctataggctctctaaggcgctttatgggctcaagcaagccccaagagcatggtatgaatgccttagagatttccttattgctaatggcttcaaagtcggcaaggccgatcctacactctttactaaaactcttgaaaatgacttgtttgtatgccaaatttatgttgatgatattatatttgggtctactaacgagtctacatgtgaagagtttagtaggatcatgacacagaaattcgagatgtcgatgatgggggagttgaagtattttctaggattccaagtcaagcaactccaagagggcaccttcattagccaaacgaagtacactcaagacattcttgctaagtttgggatgagggatgccaaacccatcaagacacccatgggaactaatgggcatctcgacctcgacacgggag GTACTGGAAGTCTAGTTCAAAACAAGCTAGTTGGTGCTCCAGGCGGGGGATCAAGTCCACATGTAGTACAAAATGCCGATATCCCTGTTAAGCAAACCACTAGCTCTTCCTCACGTGAGCAGTCAGACGATGATGACATGGAAGGAGATGCTGAGACTACTGGAAATGGAAACCCTGTTCAACACAGATTACAGAGAAG GAAGCAATCCAACCGAGAATCAGCCAGGCGTTCGAGAAGCAGAAAGGCAGCTCACTTGAATGAACTGGAGGCACAG GTATCACAGTTAAGAGTTGAGAACTCTTCGCTCCTAAGGCGACTTGCTGACGTTAATCAGAAGTTCAATGAGGCTGCTGTTGACAATAGGGTGCTTAAGGCAGATGTTGAAACCTTAAGAGCAAAG GTGAAGATGGCAGAGGACTCAGTGAAGCGGGTAACTGGCATGAACACATTGTTCCCTGCCGTGTCTGATATGTCGTCCCTCAGCATGCCATTCAATGGCTCCCCATCTGACTCCGCCTCTGATGCCGCCGTACCCATCCAAGATGACCTGAACAGTTACTTCGCCAATCCAAGCGAGATCGGAGGCAGCAACGGTTACATGCCAGATATAGCTTCCTCGGTTCAAGAGGACGACGATTTCGTCAACGGGGCTCAGGTCGCCGGCAAGATGGGCAGCACTGACTCGCTGCAGCGGGTGGCGAGCCTGGAGCACCTCCAGAAGAGGATGTGCGGAGGCCCGGCTTCATCGGGGTCGACCTCCTAG
- the LOC103644180 gene encoding uncharacterized protein isoform X1, whose translation MERVFSVEEIPNPYWVPPHPQSAAAGAVAAPAGEAAGLMNRCPSEWYFQKFLEEAVLDSPVPVAGASRGSVGAGVEAAESKTPGAAAPAAASSSVVDPVEYNAMLKQKLEKDLAAVALWRASGAAPPDHSPAGSSLPSVDVPHAGPLKPIGGTGSLVQNKLVGAPGGGSSPHVVQNADIPVKQTTSSSSREQSDDDDMEGDAETTGNGNPVQHRLQRRKQSNRESARRSRSRKAAHLNELEAQVSQLRVENSSLLRRLADVNQKFNEAAVDNRVLKADVETLRAKVKMAEDSVKRVTGMNTLFPAVSDMSSLSMPFNGSPSDSASDAAVPIQDDLNSYFANPSEIGGSNGYMPDIASSVQEDDDFVNGAQVAGKMGSTDSLQRVASLEHLQKRMCGGPASSGSTS comes from the exons ATGGAGCGCGTCTTCTCCGTGGAGGAGATCCCCAACCCCTACTGGGTTCCGCCGCACCCTCAATCGGCGGCCGCCGGCGCTGTTGCTGCACCAGCGGGGGAGGCGGCGGGGCTGATGAACCGGTGCCCGTCGGAATGGTACTTCCAGAAGTTCCTGGAGGAGGCCGTGCTCGACAGCCCGGTTCCCGTAGCCGGCGCCAGTAGGGGCAGCGTTGGAGCTGGAGTTGAGGCTGCGGAGAGCAAGACACCGGGGGCCGCGGCGCCGGCGGCTGCCTCGAGCTCGGTTGTTGACCCCGTGGAGTACAACGCGATGCTCAAGCAGAAGCTGGAGAAGGACCTCGCTGCCGTTGCCTTGTGGAGG GCTTCTGGTGCAGCACCTCCAGATCATTCTCCAGCTGGTTCTTCCTTGCCAAGTGTGGATGTTCCACACGCAGGCCCTCTTAAACCCATCGGAG GTACTGGAAGTCTAGTTCAAAACAAGCTAGTTGGTGCTCCAGGCGGGGGATCAAGTCCACATGTAGTACAAAATGCCGATATCCCTGTTAAGCAAACCACTAGCTCTTCCTCACGTGAGCAGTCAGACGATGATGACATGGAAGGAGATGCTGAGACTACTGGAAATGGAAACCCTGTTCAACACAGATTACAGAGAAG GAAGCAATCCAACCGAGAATCAGCCAGGCGTTCGAGAAGCAGAAAGGCAGCTCACTTGAATGAACTGGAGGCACAG GTATCACAGTTAAGAGTTGAGAACTCTTCGCTCCTAAGGCGACTTGCTGACGTTAATCAGAAGTTCAATGAGGCTGCTGTTGACAATAGGGTGCTTAAGGCAGATGTTGAAACCTTAAGAGCAAAG GTGAAGATGGCAGAGGACTCAGTGAAGCGGGTAACTGGCATGAACACATTGTTCCCTGCCGTGTCTGATATGTCGTCCCTCAGCATGCCATTCAATGGCTCCCCATCTGACTCCGCCTCTGATGCCGCCGTACCCATCCAAGATGACCTGAACAGTTACTTCGCCAATCCAAGCGAGATCGGAGGCAGCAACGGTTACATGCCAGATATAGCTTCCTCGGTTCAAGAGGACGACGATTTCGTCAACGGGGCTCAGGTCGCCGGCAAGATGGGCAGCACTGACTCGCTGCAGCGGGTGGCGAGCCTGGAGCACCTCCAGAAGAGGATGTGCGGAGGCCCGGCTTCATCGGGGTCGACCTCCTAG
- the LOC103644180 gene encoding uncharacterized protein isoform X3, with amino-acid sequence MERVFSVEEIPNPYWVPPHPQSAAAGAVAAPAGEAAGLMNRCPSEWYFQKFLEEAVLDSPVPVAGASRGSVGAGVEAAESKTPGAAAPAAASSSVVDPVEYNAMLKQKLEKDLAAVALWRASGAAPPDHSPAGSSLPSVDVPHAGPLKPIGGTGSLVQNKLVGAPGGGSSPHVVQNADIPVKQTTSSSSREQSDDDDMEGDAETTGNGNPVQHRLQRRKQSNRESARRSRSRKAAHLNELEAQVSQLRVENSSLLRRLADVNQKFNEAAVDNRVLKADVETLRAKD; translated from the exons ATGGAGCGCGTCTTCTCCGTGGAGGAGATCCCCAACCCCTACTGGGTTCCGCCGCACCCTCAATCGGCGGCCGCCGGCGCTGTTGCTGCACCAGCGGGGGAGGCGGCGGGGCTGATGAACCGGTGCCCGTCGGAATGGTACTTCCAGAAGTTCCTGGAGGAGGCCGTGCTCGACAGCCCGGTTCCCGTAGCCGGCGCCAGTAGGGGCAGCGTTGGAGCTGGAGTTGAGGCTGCGGAGAGCAAGACACCGGGGGCCGCGGCGCCGGCGGCTGCCTCGAGCTCGGTTGTTGACCCCGTGGAGTACAACGCGATGCTCAAGCAGAAGCTGGAGAAGGACCTCGCTGCCGTTGCCTTGTGGAGG GCTTCTGGTGCAGCACCTCCAGATCATTCTCCAGCTGGTTCTTCCTTGCCAAGTGTGGATGTTCCACACGCAGGCCCTCTTAAACCCATCGGAG GTACTGGAAGTCTAGTTCAAAACAAGCTAGTTGGTGCTCCAGGCGGGGGATCAAGTCCACATGTAGTACAAAATGCCGATATCCCTGTTAAGCAAACCACTAGCTCTTCCTCACGTGAGCAGTCAGACGATGATGACATGGAAGGAGATGCTGAGACTACTGGAAATGGAAACCCTGTTCAACACAGATTACAGAGAAG GAAGCAATCCAACCGAGAATCAGCCAGGCGTTCGAGAAGCAGAAAGGCAGCTCACTTGAATGAACTGGAGGCACAG GTATCACAGTTAAGAGTTGAGAACTCTTCGCTCCTAAGGCGACTTGCTGACGTTAATCAGAAGTTCAATGAGGCTGCTGTTGACAATAGGGTGCTTAAGGCAGATGTTGAAACCTTAAGAGCAAAG gattaa
- the LOC103644180 gene encoding uncharacterized protein isoform X2, whose translation MFHTQALLNPSEVYASGGSSWILDSGCTNHMTGEKRMFSSYEKNQDPQRAITFGDGNQGLVKCLGKIAISPDHSISNVFLVDSLDYNLLSVSQLCKMGYNCLFTDIGVTVFRRSDDSIAFKGVLEGQLYLVDFDRAELDTCLIAKTNMGWLWHRRLAHVGMKNLHKLLKGEHILGLTNVHFEKDRICSACQAGKQVGTHHPHKNIMTTDRPLELLHMDIFGPIAYISIGGSKYCLVIVDDYSRFTWVFFLQEKSQTQETLKGFLRRAQNEFGLRIKKIRSDNGTEFKNSQIESFLEEEGIKHEFSSPYTPQQNGVVERKNRTLLDMARTMLDEYKTPDRFWAEAVNTACYAINRLYLHRILKKTSYELLTGTGSLVQNKLVGAPGGGSSPHVVQNADIPVKQTTSSSSREQSDDDDMEGDAETTGNGNPVQHRLQRRKQSNRESARRSRSRKAAHLNELEAQVSQLRVENSSLLRRLADVNQKFNEAAVDNRVLKADVETLRAKVKMAEDSVKRVTGMNTLFPAVSDMSSLSMPFNGSPSDSASDAAVPIQDDLNSYFANPSEIGGSNGYMPDIASSVQEDDDFVNGAQVAGKMGSTDSLQRVASLEHLQKRMCGGPASSGSTS comes from the exons ATGTTCCACACGCAGGCCCTCTTAAACCCATCGGAG gtttatgcatccgggggctcaagttggatactcgacagtgggtgcacaaaccatatgaccggggagaaaagaatgttctcctcatatgagaaaaaccaagatccccaacgagctatcacattcggggatggaaatcaaggtttggtcaaatgcttgggtaaaattgctatatctcctgaccattctatttccaatgtttttctcgttgattctttagattacaatttgctttctgtatcccaattatgtaaaatgggctacaactgtctttttactgatattggtgtcactgtctttagaagaagtgatgattcaatagcatttaagggtgtgttagagggtcagctatacttagtagattttgatagagctgagctcgacacatgtttaattgctaagactaacatgggttggctctggcatcgccgactagcccatgttgggatgaagaatcttcataagcttctaaagggagagcacattttaggactaaccaatgttcattttgagaaagacaggatttgtagcgcatgccaagcagggaagcaagttggcactcatcatccacacaagaacataatgacgactgacaggccactggagctcctacacatggatatattcggcccgatcgcttacataagcatcggcgggagtaagtactgtctagttattgtggatgattattctcgcttcacttgggtattctttttacaggaaaaatctcaaacccaagagacattaaagggattcttgagacgagctcaaaatgagttcggcttaaggatcaagaaaataagaagcgacaatgggacggagttcaagaactctcaaattgaaagcttccttgaggaggagggcatcaagcatgagttctcttctccctacacgccacaacaaaacggtgtagtagagaggaagaatcgaactctattggacatggcaagaaccatgcttgatgagtacaagacaccggaccggttttgggccgaagcggtcaacaccgcctgctacgccatcaaccggttatatcttcaccgaatcctcaagaagacatcatatgaactcctaaccg GTACTGGAAGTCTAGTTCAAAACAAGCTAGTTGGTGCTCCAGGCGGGGGATCAAGTCCACATGTAGTACAAAATGCCGATATCCCTGTTAAGCAAACCACTAGCTCTTCCTCACGTGAGCAGTCAGACGATGATGACATGGAAGGAGATGCTGAGACTACTGGAAATGGAAACCCTGTTCAACACAGATTACAGAGAAG GAAGCAATCCAACCGAGAATCAGCCAGGCGTTCGAGAAGCAGAAAGGCAGCTCACTTGAATGAACTGGAGGCACAG GTATCACAGTTAAGAGTTGAGAACTCTTCGCTCCTAAGGCGACTTGCTGACGTTAATCAGAAGTTCAATGAGGCTGCTGTTGACAATAGGGTGCTTAAGGCAGATGTTGAAACCTTAAGAGCAAAG GTGAAGATGGCAGAGGACTCAGTGAAGCGGGTAACTGGCATGAACACATTGTTCCCTGCCGTGTCTGATATGTCGTCCCTCAGCATGCCATTCAATGGCTCCCCATCTGACTCCGCCTCTGATGCCGCCGTACCCATCCAAGATGACCTGAACAGTTACTTCGCCAATCCAAGCGAGATCGGAGGCAGCAACGGTTACATGCCAGATATAGCTTCCTCGGTTCAAGAGGACGACGATTTCGTCAACGGGGCTCAGGTCGCCGGCAAGATGGGCAGCACTGACTCGCTGCAGCGGGTGGCGAGCCTGGAGCACCTCCAGAAGAGGATGTGCGGAGGCCCGGCTTCATCGGGGTCGACCTCCTAG